Within the Prevotella scopos JCM 17725 genome, the region GTATCGTGTAGGTTGTATGATGCAAGCACAGGCTGGCTATTCTCACAATGAGTGCCAGTCTAGTGTGCGTAGTCGTAGGTGAATTGGTTGTATTGTTCAAGGGTCATAAGATATTATTTTTTCTTCTCATTTTATCAATAAAATAACTATTTCTTATACTACTGTTTGTAAACTCCCTTAGAAGAGATTCTACGATAATTTTATCAGCGAGAGTTGTCTCTGGTCCTAACATAACCTCTATGCTATTAAGAGCATTTTCGTTAATAGGAATATCAATATATTCTAAACATGGTTTATAATTTTGAAATATAGACTGTATTTGAGAACAAGATATCTCCACGGGGTTGGGATTCTTAATCTTCTTTATTAAATTAGAGTCTCGTGGTAGTGCAATTAACTTAAATCGGCACTCATTTTGAAATCTCCACAATTTATTCTTAATGAGTCCCAGATCTTGAGTATTTATGTTAATCCACTCCCCATTGCTGTTTATTAAATTGGATATCTCACTCTTATTATCTTCTACATATTTTATCTTGTGCAATTTAACTTGATTGTTAGGAAATATAAAGTTGCAATCACATTCAATATGTTCGTAATCCTTAAAGTAGCTATAATACTTTTCACTAAGCTTATATTTTATAAACATATCTTCGTCCATGGCAATACGTATACCCCGATTATTAGTATACATGTTCCAAAGAGCGATATTTTCTTTATTATCTTTTGTCCAACATGAAACAAAACAATATTGTCCCAAAAGTACTCTATGATTTCCTGATCCATACATAGCCTCCTCCATATCATCAACCTTGTCCAAACGGTTAAAGCGTATAGTCTTGTGTTTCAAAATTAAAGCTAATGTTTCGATTGTTGTGTAGTGGTATATCTTCCCCATAACTCTAAGATCTTCTATAATTTGAAAGTATAATTTATACACCTTCAATATGTAAGATTGGCAAAATAAATTAGAAAGAACATATCGTGCTTTTTATAGCTTTTCACTAATTAAAAATCGCAGTAACCCACTACTGGATTACTGCGATTATATTAGTTGTTATTTTACTTCACTTCCTCAAAGTCTGCATCCTGGATGGTGTCATCCTGCTTTGGCTGCTCCTGCTGACCAGCATCTGCGCCTGGCTGAGGACCTGCTTGGCTGTACATCTGCTGTGATGCAGCCTGCATAACGGTGTTGAGGTTGTTGATAGCTGTGTCGATTGCTGCAACGTCAGCTGACTTGTGAGCATCACGGAGCTGCTGGAGAGCAGACTCGATACCTGACTTCTGGTCGGCTGGAATCTTGTCACCATTGTCCTTCAAGAAGTTCTCGGTGGTGAAGATCATTGAGTCAGCCTGGTTCAGCTTGTCAATCTTCTCACGCTCTGCCTTATCGGCTGCAGCGTTCTGCTCAGCCTCAGCCTTCATACGGTTGATTTCGTCCTCGCTCAAGCCACTTGAAGCCTCGATACGGATGCTCTGCTCCTTACCAGTTGCCTTATCCTTAGCAGATACGTTGAGGATACCATTAGCATCGATGTCGAATGTTACCTCAATCTGTGGCACACCACGGCGAGCTGGAGCAATACCTGTCAAATTGAACTGACCGATAGACTTGTTCTGTGCTGCCATTGGACGCTCACCCTGCAGAACGTGGATAGTAACCTCTGTCTGGTTGTCAGCTGCGGTAGAGAATACCTCGCTCTTCTTGCAAGGGATAGTAGAGTTAGCATCGATGAGCTTTGTCATCA harbors:
- a CDS encoding DUF2971 domain-containing protein, whose amino-acid sequence is MGKIYHYTTIETLALILKHKTIRFNRLDKVDDMEEAMYGSGNHRVLLGQYCFVSCWTKDNKENIALWNMYTNNRGIRIAMDEDMFIKYKLSEKYYSYFKDYEHIECDCNFIFPNNQVKLHKIKYVEDNKSEISNLINSNGEWININTQDLGLIKNKLWRFQNECRFKLIALPRDSNLIKKIKNPNPVEISCSQIQSIFQNYKPCLEYIDIPINENALNSIEVMLGPETTLADKIIVESLLREFTNSSIRNSYFIDKMRRKNNIL